One Paraburkholderia agricolaris DNA segment encodes these proteins:
- a CDS encoding RidA family protein, with protein MFQPRRRRENTVQEARMTDSKVHAERDGNVNVNDVSVIRTGLPQSATQVFEWAVLSNGTLYTAQIPVGADGAVVAGGIEKQAQQVFKNLMQTLASAGASYRDVAQVLIYVTDRAWLPAVNAVYREHFSAPFPNRASFVVAGLAREEMLVEIVAYACARPQANREDGEIRITSG; from the coding sequence TTGTTCCAGCCACGCAGGCGTCGCGAGAACACGGTGCAGGAGGCGCGGATGACGGATTCTAAGGTGCACGCGGAACGTGATGGTAACGTCAACGTCAATGATGTCAGCGTAATCAGGACCGGTCTGCCGCAAAGTGCCACGCAGGTTTTCGAATGGGCGGTTCTCAGCAACGGCACGCTGTATACGGCGCAGATACCGGTGGGTGCCGATGGTGCTGTCGTTGCGGGAGGTATCGAGAAACAGGCACAGCAGGTGTTCAAAAATTTGATGCAGACGTTGGCCTCGGCCGGCGCGTCATATCGTGACGTCGCGCAGGTTCTCATCTATGTGACGGATCGGGCGTGGTTGCCGGCCGTCAACGCGGTGTATCGAGAGCATTTCTCGGCGCCGTTTCCAAACCGCGCATCGTTCGTCGTGGCCGGCCTTGCTCGTGAGGAAATGCTGGTGGAAATTGTGGCGTATGCCTGCGCGAGGCCGCAGGCGAATAGAGAAGACGGTGAGATTCGAATCACTTCGGGATGA